A genomic region of Apteryx mantelli isolate bAptMan1 chromosome 10, bAptMan1.hap1, whole genome shotgun sequence contains the following coding sequences:
- the TERB1 gene encoding LOW QUALITY PROTEIN: telomere repeats-binding bouquet formation protein 1 (The sequence of the model RefSeq protein was modified relative to this genomic sequence to represent the inferred CDS: inserted 2 bases in 1 codon; deleted 1 base in 1 codon) — MENQKVQRKHCDVKTDLNLLLECLKYQMDCPMSQKEALITIYSICQQNSEASEYFREIGGLMFINDLAKSSVHCIVKEAALFTLGIIIESNVYCQQTLCTPALFEDLISFLMNKDSGVNLKRMSVYVILVLVSNNKNGQTYVRETGCIGLLLQLFRTTLSISEINLSDENINQCYQLWSSVCSTLCACVNNPQNEDNQNICCSVFSYAKEWLESCIEPEIVRPICSFVGLTVANNTYVQKYFASVRGLDTLAKVLIKLMHDSYMSHSSTKLAVVVTKTLDACIANDSTMGVVLAKYHTVSELLKLLPNDTLDTGEKISIILTIGHCTEVCEENQYELLKNNGLPLMIQVLTESQDEELNKAATFVLQNCKQMTEQLSLKINENSSNMNSAEQLEVDVQSRERTLQDYWKKAKEILHRINLIEKEHDKERVQRKILVDRSSEASTDASKYHEVNTSDPKNHIERTHKVHCPQLTCKSNDWILAPSANSLPLQNEILKTVNPINASTGHSEWNNIPCSVELQTDSVLQSHSINEKNACEKKQSVQVSEHLFKQPAKIVKNLKQACTSDQHSSYAAITKKEKSILTTSASLKTADLRCLGCTAKGLSFNSKTFSKMLQTCPYPCDRHKVILEAEKRYKKELRKLAVCNNSSYAAYEKILLMPVNKGRLHRETSTFKRRKENFQSILLTPIRKNKTDASNSDEHSNNIWLTEKYNLIPTYERSLQKNQDANLKRQXQMHNQEYQCLKKTCIYSLDKDENKEECSLDMNARTLNERKRRTPKVFTTEETTIFCLKKGHH, encoded by the exons ATGGAAAATCAAAAGGTGCAGAGAAAACACTGTG ACGTGAAGACAGATCTGAACTTACTTCTTGAATGCCTTAAATACCAGATGGACTGCCCTATGTCTCAGAAAGAGGCTTTGATAACTATTTATTCAATCTGTCAACAAAACA GTGAAGCAAGTGAATATTTTCGAGAAATTGGTGGTTTGATGTTTATAAATGACCTTGCAAAGTCAAGTGTTCATTGCATAGTGAAGGAAGCAGCTTTATTTACATTAGGAATTATAATAGAAAGTAATG TTTATTGTCAACAAACTTTGTGTACTCCTGCATTATTTGAAgatcttatttcatttttaatgaataaGGATTCTGGTGTGAATTTGAAAAGGATGTCTGTTTACGTCATCTTAGTACTGGTTTCAAATAATa AAAATGGGCAAACATATGTCAGAGAAACAGGCTGCATTGGTCTTCTGCTACAGTTATTCAG AACAACTCTTTCCATATCTGAGATTAATCTGTCAGATGAAAATATTAATCAGTGCTATCAGCTGTGGTCTTCAGTCTGCAGTACTCTTTGTGCCTGTGTTAATAATCCTCAAAATG AAGATAATCAAAACATTTGCTGTTCAGTTTTTTCATACGCAAAAGAGTGGCTAGAAAGTTGCATAGAGCCTGAGATAGTTCGTCCTATCTGTTCATTTGTTGGACTCACAGTTGCAAATAACA catatgtacagaaatattttgcttctgttaGAGGATTGGATACATTAGCTAAGGTTCTCATCAAGCTGATGCATGATTCGTATATGAGCCACTCAAGCACAAAACTTGCAGTAGTAGTAACAAAGACTTTGGATGCCTGCATTGCTAATGACT CTACCATGGGTGTTGTCTTGGCAAAGTATCACACTGTGTCAGAGCTACTGAAGCTGCTGCCTAATGACACTCTGGATACAGGAGAAAAAATCAGTATTATTCTAACAATTGGACACTGTACTGAAGTTTGTg AAGAAAACCAGTATGAACTGCTTAAGAACAATGGTCTTCCACTTATGATTCAAGTGTTAACTGAGTCTCAGGATGAGGAACTAAACAAAGCTGCTACTTTTGTGCTGCAAAACTGCAAACAAATGA CTGAACAATTGTCCctgaaaataaatgagaattcATCAAACATGAACAGTGCAGAACAGTTGGAAGTGGATgtgcaaagcagagaaagaacTCTACAAGActactggaagaaagcaaaagaaattttacACAGAATAAACTTGATTGAGAAAGAACATGATAAG GAGAGAGtacaaagaaaaatacttgttGACAGATCTTCAGAAGCCAGTACTGACGCATCAAAATACCATGAAGTGAATACTAGTGACCCAAAAAATCATATAGAAAGAACACATAAAGTACATTGTCCACAGTTAACCTGTAAGTCAAATGACTGGATTCTTGCTCCATCTGCAAATTCTCTACCACTGCAGAATGAAATACTGAAGACTGTGAATCCAATAAATGCTTCTACTGGACATAGCGAATGGAATAATATTCCCTGTTCAGTTGAACTGCAAACAGACAGTGTACTTCAAAGTCAcagtataaatgaaaaaaatgcttgtgAAAAAAAACAGTCTGTTCAAGTAAG TGAACACTTGTTTAAACAACCAGCAAAGATTGTTAAAAATCTGAAACAGGCATGCACATCAG ATCAACATTCATCCTATGCAGCGAtaactaagaaagaaaaaagtattttgactACATCTGCATCTCTTAAAACAGCAGATTTAAGGTGTTTAG gatgtaCAGCAAAAGGCCTGTCCTTCAATAGCAAAACCTTTAGCAAGATGTTGCAAACTTGTCCATACCCGTGTGATCGTCACAAAGTCATTCTGGAAGctgaaaaaagatataaaaaggaACTTAGGAAACTGGCTGTTTGTAACAACAGTAGTTATGCAGCTTATGAGA AAATACTGTTAATGCCAGTGAATAAAGGAAGACTGCATAGAGAGACATCAACTTttaagaggagaaaggaaaatttcCAAA gtataCTTTTGACTccaattagaaaaaacaaaactgatgctTCAAACAGCGATGAGCATAGTAACAATATTTGGTTGACTGAAAAGTATAACTTGATACCTACATATGAAAGAT CTCTCCAAAAAAACCAAGATGCTAACTTGAAAAGACA TCAAATGCACAACCAAGAATAtcaatgcttaaaaaaaacctgTATATATTCACTTGACAAAGATGAG aacaaGGAAGAATGTTCCCTGGACATGAATGCAAGAACtttaaatgagagaaaaagaagaacccCGAAAGTTTTCACAACTGAAGAAACTACc atcttttgtttaaaaaaaggtcatcactga